One segment of Nyctibius grandis isolate bNycGra1 chromosome 11, bNycGra1.pri, whole genome shotgun sequence DNA contains the following:
- the SENP1 gene encoding sentrin-specific protease 1 isoform X3 — MRMEARDAARADHGSAFKAFPLPSRTGLREPLSQPDPKFLPNKMSGFACPAGNASCSLNYSPEVPCLESYRAAGEPRAFGSSANGQWRGLVPSLGSVPQKPRVSRGSYLEARKNPGGTSNSFVGKSNHHCHASAFPIKPAQSPSWSGPCRRSLLSPKKTPRRFVSTAEETVREEEREIYRQLLQMVTGKQFSTSKPSSLFPFHLSRCSNSSKTVVKETPSKNSKLFEAHSIAPASSATSILGAQEQPPHKPALYSVPSYPPNIFESSNSTAQHQQENLPASSTQSEGSDSVILLKVKDSRTPAPSLPFFQAELWIKELTSVYDSRARERWRQIEEQKALALQLQSQRLQEQEHSVQDLVDLNLRVPLEKEIPVTVVPEEKEDAKAADGEEEFPEITEEMEKEIKNVFRGGNQDEVLSEAFRLTITRKDIQTLNNLNWLNDEIINFYMNLLMERSKEKGLPAVHAFNTFFFTKLKTAGYQAVKRWTKKVDIFSVDLLLVPIHLGVHWCLAVVDFRKKTITYYDSMGGINSEACRILLQYLKQESLDKKRKEFDTNGWSLLSKKSQEIPQQMNGSDCGMFACKYADCITKDKPINFTQQHMPYFRKRMAWEILHRKLL; from the exons ATGAGGATGGAGGCCCGGGACGCGGCGCGGGCCGACCACGGCTCCGCCTTCAAGGCCTTTCCCCTGCCCTCGCGAACCGGCCTGCGGGAGCCGCTCTCCCAGCCCGACCCCAAG TTTTTACCCAACAAGATGAGCGGTTTCGCTTGCCCTGCTGGAAACGCATCCTGCTCTCTTAATTACAGCCCAG AAGTCCCCTGCCTCGAGAGCTACCGGGCAGCGGGGGAGCCTCGAGCCTTTGGCTCCAGCGCCAACGGGCAGTGGAGGGGTTTGGTTCCCTCTCTGGGCTCCGTGCCGCAGAAGCCGAGGGTGAGCCGAGGCTCTTACCTTGAAGCTCGCAAAAACCCCGG TGGGACGTCCAACAGTTTTGTAGGAAAATCAAACCACCATTGCCATGCGTCGGCTTTTCCCATCAAACCCGCTCAGAGCCCGTCCTGGAGCGGGCCGTGTCGCCGCAGCCTGCTCAGCCCCAAGAAGACTCCCCGGCGGTTCGTCAGCACGGCGGAAgag ACTGTTCGAGAGGAAGAGCGAGAGATCTACAGGCAGTTGCTTCAGATGGtcacaggaaaacaattttCCACGTCCAAGCCCTCTTCGCTGTTCCCCTTCCATCT GTCCAGGTGTTCAAACTCCAGCAAAACCGTAGTGAAAGAAACTCCCAGCAAGAACTCGAAGCTCTTTGAAGCTCACAGCATTGCACCAGCCAGTTCAGCAACCAGCATCCTCGGAGCACAGGAGCAGCCGCCACACAAACCCGCGCTCTACTCCGTACCCAGCTATCCCCCCAATATCTTTGAGTCCTCTAACTCCACAGCCCAGCATCAGCAAGAAAATCTACCAGCATCTAGCACACAGTctgaag GGTCGGACTCTGTCATTTTACTCAAGGTAAAGGATTCCAGAACCCCAGCACCAAG CCTCCCGTTCTTCCAGGCAGAACTGTGGATCAAAGAACT GACCAGCGTCTACGATTCACGAGCACGGGAGAGGTGGCGGCAAATTGAAGAGCAGAAGGCGCTGGCCttacagctgcaaagccag CGGTTGCAGGAACAGGAACACTCAGTGCAGGATCTGGTGGATTTAAATCTTCGAGTACCCCTTGAGAAGGAAATTCCCGTCACGGTGGTCCcggaagagaaagaggatgcGAAGGCAGCTGATGGTGAAGAGGAGTTCCCTGAAATCACCGAG gaaatggaaaaggaaataaagaatgTATTCCGAGGTGGGAACCAAGACGAGGTCCTCAGCGAAGCTTTTCGGTTAACGATCACTCGCAAAGACATTCAGACCCTCAATAACCTGAACTGGCTCAACGATGAG ataATTAATTTCTACATGAATTTGCTGATGGAGCGGAGCAAAGAGAAAGGGTTGCCGGCAGTTCACGCCTTCAATACTTTCTTCTTTACCAAATTAAAAACGGCGGGGTACCAAGCTGTGAAACGGTGGACTAAAAAAGTGGATATCTTCTCCGTGGATCTCCTCCTGGTGCCTATTCACCTGGGGGTGCACTGGTGCCTGGCG GTGGtagacttcaggaaaaaaaccatcaCCTACTACGACTCCATGGGTGGAATAAACAGCGAAGCCTGCAGGATACTGTT GCAATACTTGAAACAGGAAAGTCTggacaagaaaaggaaagagttcGACACTAACGGCTGGTCGTTGCTGAGTAAGAAGAGTCAG GAGATCCCGCAGCAGATGAACGGCAGCGACTGCGGGATGTTTGCCTGCAAATACGCCGACTGCATCACCAAAGACAAGCCCATCAACTTCACTCAG cAACACATGCCCTACTTCCGAAAGCGAATGGCCTGGGAAATCCTTCATCGCAAGCTGCTATGA
- the SENP1 gene encoding sentrin-specific protease 1 isoform X2: MRMEARDAARADHGSAFKAFPLPSRTGLREPLSQPDPKFLPNKMSGFACPAGNASCSLNYSPEVPCLESYRAAGEPRAFGSSANGQWRGLVPSLGSVPQKPRVSRGSYLEARKNPGGTSNSFVGKSNHHCHASAFPIKPAQSPSWSGPCRRSLLSPKKTPRRFVSTAEETVREEEREIYRQLLQMVTGKQFSTSKPSSLFPFHLCSNSSKTVVKETPSKNSKLFEAHSIAPASSATSILGAQEQPPHKPALYSVPSYPPNIFESSNSTAQHQQENLPASSTQSEGSDSVILLKVKDSRTPAPSLPFFQAELWIKELTSVYDSRARERWRQIEEQKALALQLQSQRLQEQEHSVQDLVDLNLRVPLEKEIPVTVVPEEKEDAKAADGEEEFPEITEEMEKEIKNVFRGGNQDEVLSEAFRLTITRKDIQTLNNLNWLNDEIINFYMNLLMERSKEKGLPAVHAFNTFFFTKLKTAGYQAVKRWTKKVDIFSVDLLLVPIHLGVHWCLAVVDFRKKTITYYDSMGGINSEACRILLQYLKQESLDKKRKEFDTNGWSLLSKKSQEIPQQMNGSDCGMFACKYADCITKDKPINFTQVNPTLASPSCPGRDGHVPLFCAHSDFSKCPFPPPLWV; this comes from the exons ATGAGGATGGAGGCCCGGGACGCGGCGCGGGCCGACCACGGCTCCGCCTTCAAGGCCTTTCCCCTGCCCTCGCGAACCGGCCTGCGGGAGCCGCTCTCCCAGCCCGACCCCAAG TTTTTACCCAACAAGATGAGCGGTTTCGCTTGCCCTGCTGGAAACGCATCCTGCTCTCTTAATTACAGCCCAG AAGTCCCCTGCCTCGAGAGCTACCGGGCAGCGGGGGAGCCTCGAGCCTTTGGCTCCAGCGCCAACGGGCAGTGGAGGGGTTTGGTTCCCTCTCTGGGCTCCGTGCCGCAGAAGCCGAGGGTGAGCCGAGGCTCTTACCTTGAAGCTCGCAAAAACCCCGG TGGGACGTCCAACAGTTTTGTAGGAAAATCAAACCACCATTGCCATGCGTCGGCTTTTCCCATCAAACCCGCTCAGAGCCCGTCCTGGAGCGGGCCGTGTCGCCGCAGCCTGCTCAGCCCCAAGAAGACTCCCCGGCGGTTCGTCAGCACGGCGGAAgag ACTGTTCGAGAGGAAGAGCGAGAGATCTACAGGCAGTTGCTTCAGATGGtcacaggaaaacaattttCCACGTCCAAGCCCTCTTCGCTGTTCCCCTTCCATCT GTGTTCAAACTCCAGCAAAACCGTAGTGAAAGAAACTCCCAGCAAGAACTCGAAGCTCTTTGAAGCTCACAGCATTGCACCAGCCAGTTCAGCAACCAGCATCCTCGGAGCACAGGAGCAGCCGCCACACAAACCCGCGCTCTACTCCGTACCCAGCTATCCCCCCAATATCTTTGAGTCCTCTAACTCCACAGCCCAGCATCAGCAAGAAAATCTACCAGCATCTAGCACACAGTctgaag GGTCGGACTCTGTCATTTTACTCAAGGTAAAGGATTCCAGAACCCCAGCACCAAG CCTCCCGTTCTTCCAGGCAGAACTGTGGATCAAAGAACT GACCAGCGTCTACGATTCACGAGCACGGGAGAGGTGGCGGCAAATTGAAGAGCAGAAGGCGCTGGCCttacagctgcaaagccag CGGTTGCAGGAACAGGAACACTCAGTGCAGGATCTGGTGGATTTAAATCTTCGAGTACCCCTTGAGAAGGAAATTCCCGTCACGGTGGTCCcggaagagaaagaggatgcGAAGGCAGCTGATGGTGAAGAGGAGTTCCCTGAAATCACCGAG gaaatggaaaaggaaataaagaatgTATTCCGAGGTGGGAACCAAGACGAGGTCCTCAGCGAAGCTTTTCGGTTAACGATCACTCGCAAAGACATTCAGACCCTCAATAACCTGAACTGGCTCAACGATGAG ataATTAATTTCTACATGAATTTGCTGATGGAGCGGAGCAAAGAGAAAGGGTTGCCGGCAGTTCACGCCTTCAATACTTTCTTCTTTACCAAATTAAAAACGGCGGGGTACCAAGCTGTGAAACGGTGGACTAAAAAAGTGGATATCTTCTCCGTGGATCTCCTCCTGGTGCCTATTCACCTGGGGGTGCACTGGTGCCTGGCG GTGGtagacttcaggaaaaaaaccatcaCCTACTACGACTCCATGGGTGGAATAAACAGCGAAGCCTGCAGGATACTGTT GCAATACTTGAAACAGGAAAGTCTggacaagaaaaggaaagagttcGACACTAACGGCTGGTCGTTGCTGAGTAAGAAGAGTCAG GAGATCCCGCAGCAGATGAACGGCAGCGACTGCGGGATGTTTGCCTGCAAATACGCCGACTGCATCACCAAAGACAAGCCCATCAACTTCACTCAGGTAAACCCCACCCTGGCGTCACCCTCATGCCCGGGGAGAGACGGGCACGTGCCACTTTTTTGTGCTCATTCTGATTTTTCCAAAtgcccttttcctcctcctctgtggGTTTAA
- the SENP1 gene encoding sentrin-specific protease 1 isoform X1: protein MRMEARDAARADHGSAFKAFPLPSRTGLREPLSQPDPKFLPNKMSGFACPAGNASCSLNYSPEVPCLESYRAAGEPRAFGSSANGQWRGLVPSLGSVPQKPRVSRGSYLEARKNPGGTSNSFVGKSNHHCHASAFPIKPAQSPSWSGPCRRSLLSPKKTPRRFVSTAEETVREEEREIYRQLLQMVTGKQFSTSKPSSLFPFHLSRCSNSSKTVVKETPSKNSKLFEAHSIAPASSATSILGAQEQPPHKPALYSVPSYPPNIFESSNSTAQHQQENLPASSTQSEGSDSVILLKVKDSRTPAPSLPFFQAELWIKELTSVYDSRARERWRQIEEQKALALQLQSQRLQEQEHSVQDLVDLNLRVPLEKEIPVTVVPEEKEDAKAADGEEEFPEITEEMEKEIKNVFRGGNQDEVLSEAFRLTITRKDIQTLNNLNWLNDEIINFYMNLLMERSKEKGLPAVHAFNTFFFTKLKTAGYQAVKRWTKKVDIFSVDLLLVPIHLGVHWCLAVVDFRKKTITYYDSMGGINSEACRILLQYLKQESLDKKRKEFDTNGWSLLSKKSQEIPQQMNGSDCGMFACKYADCITKDKPINFTQVNPTLASPSCPGRDGHVPLFCAHSDFSKCPFPPPLWV from the exons ATGAGGATGGAGGCCCGGGACGCGGCGCGGGCCGACCACGGCTCCGCCTTCAAGGCCTTTCCCCTGCCCTCGCGAACCGGCCTGCGGGAGCCGCTCTCCCAGCCCGACCCCAAG TTTTTACCCAACAAGATGAGCGGTTTCGCTTGCCCTGCTGGAAACGCATCCTGCTCTCTTAATTACAGCCCAG AAGTCCCCTGCCTCGAGAGCTACCGGGCAGCGGGGGAGCCTCGAGCCTTTGGCTCCAGCGCCAACGGGCAGTGGAGGGGTTTGGTTCCCTCTCTGGGCTCCGTGCCGCAGAAGCCGAGGGTGAGCCGAGGCTCTTACCTTGAAGCTCGCAAAAACCCCGG TGGGACGTCCAACAGTTTTGTAGGAAAATCAAACCACCATTGCCATGCGTCGGCTTTTCCCATCAAACCCGCTCAGAGCCCGTCCTGGAGCGGGCCGTGTCGCCGCAGCCTGCTCAGCCCCAAGAAGACTCCCCGGCGGTTCGTCAGCACGGCGGAAgag ACTGTTCGAGAGGAAGAGCGAGAGATCTACAGGCAGTTGCTTCAGATGGtcacaggaaaacaattttCCACGTCCAAGCCCTCTTCGCTGTTCCCCTTCCATCT GTCCAGGTGTTCAAACTCCAGCAAAACCGTAGTGAAAGAAACTCCCAGCAAGAACTCGAAGCTCTTTGAAGCTCACAGCATTGCACCAGCCAGTTCAGCAACCAGCATCCTCGGAGCACAGGAGCAGCCGCCACACAAACCCGCGCTCTACTCCGTACCCAGCTATCCCCCCAATATCTTTGAGTCCTCTAACTCCACAGCCCAGCATCAGCAAGAAAATCTACCAGCATCTAGCACACAGTctgaag GGTCGGACTCTGTCATTTTACTCAAGGTAAAGGATTCCAGAACCCCAGCACCAAG CCTCCCGTTCTTCCAGGCAGAACTGTGGATCAAAGAACT GACCAGCGTCTACGATTCACGAGCACGGGAGAGGTGGCGGCAAATTGAAGAGCAGAAGGCGCTGGCCttacagctgcaaagccag CGGTTGCAGGAACAGGAACACTCAGTGCAGGATCTGGTGGATTTAAATCTTCGAGTACCCCTTGAGAAGGAAATTCCCGTCACGGTGGTCCcggaagagaaagaggatgcGAAGGCAGCTGATGGTGAAGAGGAGTTCCCTGAAATCACCGAG gaaatggaaaaggaaataaagaatgTATTCCGAGGTGGGAACCAAGACGAGGTCCTCAGCGAAGCTTTTCGGTTAACGATCACTCGCAAAGACATTCAGACCCTCAATAACCTGAACTGGCTCAACGATGAG ataATTAATTTCTACATGAATTTGCTGATGGAGCGGAGCAAAGAGAAAGGGTTGCCGGCAGTTCACGCCTTCAATACTTTCTTCTTTACCAAATTAAAAACGGCGGGGTACCAAGCTGTGAAACGGTGGACTAAAAAAGTGGATATCTTCTCCGTGGATCTCCTCCTGGTGCCTATTCACCTGGGGGTGCACTGGTGCCTGGCG GTGGtagacttcaggaaaaaaaccatcaCCTACTACGACTCCATGGGTGGAATAAACAGCGAAGCCTGCAGGATACTGTT GCAATACTTGAAACAGGAAAGTCTggacaagaaaaggaaagagttcGACACTAACGGCTGGTCGTTGCTGAGTAAGAAGAGTCAG GAGATCCCGCAGCAGATGAACGGCAGCGACTGCGGGATGTTTGCCTGCAAATACGCCGACTGCATCACCAAAGACAAGCCCATCAACTTCACTCAGGTAAACCCCACCCTGGCGTCACCCTCATGCCCGGGGAGAGACGGGCACGTGCCACTTTTTTGTGCTCATTCTGATTTTTCCAAAtgcccttttcctcctcctctgtggGTTTAA
- the SENP1 gene encoding sentrin-specific protease 1 isoform X4 produces the protein MRMEARDAARADHGSAFKAFPLPSRTGLREPLSQPDPKFLPNKMSGFACPAGNASCSLNYSPEVPCLESYRAAGEPRAFGSSANGQWRGLVPSLGSVPQKPRVSRGSYLEARKNPGGTSNSFVGKSNHHCHASAFPIKPAQSPSWSGPCRRSLLSPKKTPRRFVSTAEETVREEEREIYRQLLQMVTGKQFSTSKPSSLFPFHLSRCSNSSKTVVKETPSKNSKLFEAHSIAPASSATSILGAQEQPPHKPALYSVPSYPPNIFESSNSTAQHQQENLPASSTQSEGSDSVILLKVKDSRTPAPSLPFFQAELWIKELTSVYDSRARERWRQIEEQKALALQLQSQRLQEQEHSVQDLVDLNLRVPLEKEIPVTVVPEEKEDAKAADGEEEFPEITEEMEKEIKNVFRGGNQDEVLSEAFRLTITRKDIQTLNNLNWLNDEIINFYMNLLMERSKEKGLPAVHAFNTFFFTKLKTAGYQAVKRWTKKVDIFSVDLLLVPIHLGVHWCLAVVDFRKKTITYYDSMGGINSEACRILLRLLLVECSGRITPGRRDGGPIHGNT, from the exons ATGAGGATGGAGGCCCGGGACGCGGCGCGGGCCGACCACGGCTCCGCCTTCAAGGCCTTTCCCCTGCCCTCGCGAACCGGCCTGCGGGAGCCGCTCTCCCAGCCCGACCCCAAG TTTTTACCCAACAAGATGAGCGGTTTCGCTTGCCCTGCTGGAAACGCATCCTGCTCTCTTAATTACAGCCCAG AAGTCCCCTGCCTCGAGAGCTACCGGGCAGCGGGGGAGCCTCGAGCCTTTGGCTCCAGCGCCAACGGGCAGTGGAGGGGTTTGGTTCCCTCTCTGGGCTCCGTGCCGCAGAAGCCGAGGGTGAGCCGAGGCTCTTACCTTGAAGCTCGCAAAAACCCCGG TGGGACGTCCAACAGTTTTGTAGGAAAATCAAACCACCATTGCCATGCGTCGGCTTTTCCCATCAAACCCGCTCAGAGCCCGTCCTGGAGCGGGCCGTGTCGCCGCAGCCTGCTCAGCCCCAAGAAGACTCCCCGGCGGTTCGTCAGCACGGCGGAAgag ACTGTTCGAGAGGAAGAGCGAGAGATCTACAGGCAGTTGCTTCAGATGGtcacaggaaaacaattttCCACGTCCAAGCCCTCTTCGCTGTTCCCCTTCCATCT GTCCAGGTGTTCAAACTCCAGCAAAACCGTAGTGAAAGAAACTCCCAGCAAGAACTCGAAGCTCTTTGAAGCTCACAGCATTGCACCAGCCAGTTCAGCAACCAGCATCCTCGGAGCACAGGAGCAGCCGCCACACAAACCCGCGCTCTACTCCGTACCCAGCTATCCCCCCAATATCTTTGAGTCCTCTAACTCCACAGCCCAGCATCAGCAAGAAAATCTACCAGCATCTAGCACACAGTctgaag GGTCGGACTCTGTCATTTTACTCAAGGTAAAGGATTCCAGAACCCCAGCACCAAG CCTCCCGTTCTTCCAGGCAGAACTGTGGATCAAAGAACT GACCAGCGTCTACGATTCACGAGCACGGGAGAGGTGGCGGCAAATTGAAGAGCAGAAGGCGCTGGCCttacagctgcaaagccag CGGTTGCAGGAACAGGAACACTCAGTGCAGGATCTGGTGGATTTAAATCTTCGAGTACCCCTTGAGAAGGAAATTCCCGTCACGGTGGTCCcggaagagaaagaggatgcGAAGGCAGCTGATGGTGAAGAGGAGTTCCCTGAAATCACCGAG gaaatggaaaaggaaataaagaatgTATTCCGAGGTGGGAACCAAGACGAGGTCCTCAGCGAAGCTTTTCGGTTAACGATCACTCGCAAAGACATTCAGACCCTCAATAACCTGAACTGGCTCAACGATGAG ataATTAATTTCTACATGAATTTGCTGATGGAGCGGAGCAAAGAGAAAGGGTTGCCGGCAGTTCACGCCTTCAATACTTTCTTCTTTACCAAATTAAAAACGGCGGGGTACCAAGCTGTGAAACGGTGGACTAAAAAAGTGGATATCTTCTCCGTGGATCTCCTCCTGGTGCCTATTCACCTGGGGGTGCACTGGTGCCTGGCG GTGGtagacttcaggaaaaaaaccatcaCCTACTACGACTCCATGGGTGGAATAAACAGCGAAGCCTGCAGGATACTGTT GAGGCTTTTATTGGTTGAATGCAGTGGGAGGATCACACCGGGAAGAAGGGACGGAGGTCCTATTCATG GCAATACTTGA